The proteins below are encoded in one region of Planctomycetaceae bacterium:
- a CDS encoding cbb3-type cytochrome c oxidase subunit I translates to MATVSPAIESHADDHAHGHGHHDIGFVSKYIFSTDHKVIGIQFLITTLVMLMVGGALALAVRWQLAYPWQHMPIVGKLFGAFAGEGGQISPEFYTMLFTMHASVMICLVIIPVLAGAFGNFLIPLQIGADDMAFPLLNMLSYWFMWPAILCFFASFIAGGATAGPAGGWTSYPLLSALQQAAPGSGFAQTLWLIGLTLIGVSSMMGSVNYMTTIINMRAPGMTLFRMPLTIWSMFITAILQAFALPVLTAAGFMLVTDRILGTCFFIPAGIIVNNAAPTVGGGQPLLWQHLFWFYSHPAVYIMLLPAMGMVSDMLACMCRKPIFGYKPMVYSMAAIAGLGFIVWGHHMFTSGMNPALGMTFMTSTMMIALPSAIKTFNWIGTIWDGNLRFNGVMLNCAGFVSMFIVGGLSGIFMAAVPVDIYFHDTYFIVAHFHYVLFGATLFGVFAAIQFWFPKMFGRMMDDRIARLHFFLTFASFNGTFFPMHLLGIAGMPRRYADPYLHPYLSHLLDMNRFMTICAIVMGFSQFLLLGNFVYSIFMGKKCGRNPWNANGLEWTAPSPPGHGNFDVAPVCYRGPYEYSSPEAAAHEQDFILQTEPPLEHFAGGAVAHS, encoded by the coding sequence ATGGCCACGGTCAGTCCGGCAATCGAATCTCATGCAGACGACCATGCTCACGGGCACGGTCATCACGACATCGGTTTCGTCAGCAAATACATTTTCTCCACCGACCATAAGGTGATCGGCATTCAGTTTCTGATCACCACGCTGGTGATGCTGATGGTCGGCGGAGCACTCGCGCTGGCGGTTCGCTGGCAACTGGCCTATCCGTGGCAGCACATGCCGATTGTCGGCAAGCTGTTTGGAGCCTTTGCGGGCGAAGGCGGCCAGATTTCGCCGGAGTTCTATACGATGCTGTTCACTATGCACGCATCGGTGATGATCTGTCTGGTCATCATTCCGGTTCTGGCCGGTGCCTTCGGAAACTTCCTGATTCCGCTGCAGATCGGCGCGGATGACATGGCGTTTCCGCTGCTGAACATGCTCAGCTACTGGTTCATGTGGCCGGCCATCCTGTGCTTCTTTGCCAGCTTTATCGCGGGAGGAGCGACTGCCGGACCAGCCGGCGGCTGGACATCGTATCCGCTGCTAAGCGCTCTCCAGCAGGCAGCGCCAGGGTCCGGATTTGCGCAAACGTTGTGGCTGATCGGCCTGACGCTGATCGGGGTTTCGTCGATGATGGGGTCCGTCAACTACATGACGACGATCATCAACATGCGTGCTCCCGGAATGACATTGTTCCGCATGCCGCTGACGATCTGGAGCATGTTCATCACCGCCATTCTGCAGGCGTTCGCGCTGCCCGTGCTGACGGCGGCCGGTTTCATGCTGGTGACGGACCGGATTCTGGGCACCTGCTTCTTCATTCCGGCGGGCATCATTGTCAACAACGCGGCTCCGACGGTCGGCGGCGGTCAGCCATTGCTGTGGCAACACCTGTTCTGGTTCTATTCTCATCCGGCGGTCTACATCATGCTGCTGCCGGCGATGGGAATGGTTTCCGACATGCTGGCCTGCATGTGCCGTAAGCCGATTTTTGGTTACAAGCCGATGGTCTATTCGATGGCCGCCATCGCCGGGCTGGGGTTTATCGTGTGGGGCCACCACATGTTTACCAGCGGCATGAATCCGGCCCTCGGTATGACATTCATGACTTCCACCATGATGATCGCTCTGCCGTCGGCGATTAAGACGTTCAATTGGATCGGAACCATCTGGGACGGCAACCTGCGTTTCAACGGTGTGATGTTGAACTGTGCGGGCTTTGTGTCCATGTTTATTGTGGGGGGGCTGAGCGGAATTTTTATGGCGGCTGTTCCGGTCGACATCTATTTTCACGATACGTATTTCATCGTGGCTCACTTCCATTACGTACTGTTCGGAGCGACGCTGTTTGGCGTCTTCGCCGCAATCCAGTTCTGGTTCCCGAAGATGTTTGGCCGCATGATGGATGACCGGATCGCCCGGCTGCACTTCTTCCTGACATTCGCAAGTTTCAACGGCACGTTCTTCCCCATGCATCTGCTGGGAATTGCCGGAATGCCCCGCCGCTACGCGGACCCGTACCTGCATCCCTATCTGAGCCACCTTCTGGATATGAACAGATTCATGACGATCTGTGCGATCGTTATGGGATTCTCGCAGTTTCTGTTGCTGGGCAATTTCGTCTACAGCATCTTCATGGGTAAGAAATGCGGTCGAAATCCGTGGAACGCCAACGGCCTGGAATGGACGGCGCCGTCGCCTCCCGGCCATGGAAACTTCGATGTCGCACCGGTCTGCTATCGCGGACCGTATGAGTATTCGTCTCCGGAAGCCGCGGCGCACGAACAGGACTTCATTCTGCAGACGGAGCCGCCGCTGGAGCATTTCGCGGGCGGCGCGGTCGCGCACTCCTGA
- a CDS encoding COX15/CtaA family protein: protein MSAQHHNSIDLRVHRFAVMTSCVALLPITVGALVTTLKAGMAFADWPTSDGQNMLLYPWLNDMRNTDKFVEHGHRLAGVLIGIVSIALVVVAFAFERRTWVRTMACAILVAVIAQGLLGGMRVIANEQVLAMTHSITGGLFFTLTFLFAGLTKPRSSTRIESGTDSTGTNETVTMSSTAIGLALILPLAVLGQYVLGGMFRHLGRMLHEHVAGAIGVTLVAVTVAAVTYRSGLPSLQRSAKLIVAALAVQVALGLGAWVTKLGFAQFGWVASVNSPAQNVVCTLHAVGGMLLLATSTGLAVESCRLLASGHITLLPAGFNGELTQKRQGGVA, encoded by the coding sequence GTGTCAGCACAGCACCACAATTCCATCGACCTTCGCGTACATCGCTTTGCTGTGATGACGTCCTGTGTCGCGCTGCTGCCGATCACCGTCGGAGCACTCGTGACGACGCTGAAGGCCGGAATGGCGTTCGCTGACTGGCCGACGTCGGACGGGCAGAACATGCTGCTGTATCCGTGGCTGAATGATATGCGAAATACAGACAAGTTTGTCGAACACGGACATCGGCTGGCCGGAGTGTTGATCGGTATCGTCAGTATTGCCCTGGTGGTTGTTGCCTTCGCTTTCGAACGCCGAACGTGGGTGAGAACGATGGCCTGTGCCATTCTGGTTGCGGTGATCGCTCAGGGACTGCTTGGCGGAATGCGCGTCATCGCCAACGAGCAGGTTCTGGCGATGACTCACAGTATCACCGGCGGGTTGTTCTTTACGCTGACGTTTTTGTTCGCGGGGTTGACGAAACCACGCTCGTCGACACGTATCGAATCCGGCACAGACAGCACCGGCACGAACGAAACGGTGACGATGTCGTCCACGGCCATTGGCCTGGCACTGATCCTGCCGTTGGCCGTGCTGGGGCAGTATGTGCTGGGCGGTATGTTTCGCCATCTCGGCCGAATGCTGCATGAACATGTGGCCGGAGCAATCGGCGTGACGCTGGTGGCGGTAACGGTCGCGGCGGTGACGTATCGCAGCGGTCTGCCGTCATTGCAGCGATCGGCGAAGCTGATTGTCGCGGCTCTGGCGGTTCAGGTCGCGCTGGGGCTGGGAGCGTGGGTGACGAAGCTGGGATTCGCCCAATTCGGCTGGGTGGCGAGCGTCAATTCACCGGCCCAGAATGTTGTCTGCACGCTACACGCTGTCGGCGGAATGTTGCTGCTGGCAACGTCAACGGGACTCGCTGTGGAGTCGTGTCGCCTGCTGGCATCCGGGCACATCACACTGCTGCCGGCAGGGTTTAACGGCGAATTGACACAGAAGCGGCAGGGGGGGGTTGCATGA
- the cyoE gene encoding heme o synthase gives MSIATATPSASVARAATDTSTVVSLDSGFVRRVADFAELCRPRIAVMTMVAVAVGFIVASPISVQWLTLFWSMTGIVLLVAASSILNQVIERRTDARMIRTADRPVAAGRVTVAEGTIAAFACIVAGFLLLVQFSTISATWATVATLLVYVAGYTLLKFRTSLCTTIGAIPGAMPPVLGWLAAGGEFGVEALSLFAIFFVWQFPHFLAIGWIHRHDYARARLRMLPSFTDGGLLTGMLAVVYAAAFVPVSMMPGYVGLAGSAYVGTALVLSIVYLVFSIRFLAVRSVERARRLMMVSLFVLPILLIVLVGEFVFLTSIR, from the coding sequence ATGAGCATCGCAACGGCGACTCCATCAGCGTCGGTGGCACGCGCCGCGACCGACACATCGACTGTCGTTTCTCTGGATTCCGGTTTTGTTCGGCGGGTGGCCGACTTCGCCGAGTTGTGCCGTCCTCGAATTGCCGTCATGACGATGGTGGCGGTCGCTGTGGGATTCATTGTCGCGTCCCCGATTTCCGTTCAGTGGCTGACATTGTTTTGGTCAATGACTGGAATTGTCCTGCTGGTGGCAGCATCCAGCATTCTGAATCAGGTAATTGAACGTCGGACGGATGCCCGCATGATCCGAACTGCCGATCGTCCGGTGGCGGCTGGTCGCGTGACAGTTGCGGAAGGCACAATTGCCGCGTTCGCCTGTATTGTCGCGGGCTTCCTGTTGCTGGTTCAGTTTTCAACGATTTCCGCGACCTGGGCCACCGTGGCAACCCTGCTGGTTTATGTGGCCGGGTACACGCTGCTGAAATTCCGCACGTCGCTCTGCACAACGATTGGTGCGATTCCGGGAGCCATGCCGCCGGTGCTCGGCTGGCTGGCGGCCGGCGGGGAGTTCGGCGTGGAAGCGCTGTCGCTGTTCGCCATCTTCTTTGTCTGGCAGTTTCCGCACTTTCTGGCGATCGGATGGATTCACCGCCACGACTATGCTCGCGCGCGGCTTCGAATGCTGCCGTCATTCACTGACGGCGGGCTGCTGACGGGCATGCTGGCGGTTGTCTACGCGGCCGCATTTGTTCCCGTCAGCATGATGCCCGGATATGTGGGACTCGCCGGTTCCGCGTACGTCGGAACCGCATTGGTGCTGTCGATCGTGTATCTGGTGTTTTCCATACGATTCCTGGCCGTCCGCAGCGTTGAGCGGGCTCGGCGGCTGATGATGGTATCGCTGTTTGTATTACCGATATTGCTGATTGTCCTTGTCGGAGAATTCGTGTTCCTGACCAGTATCCGGTGA